Genomic window (Nitrospinota bacterium):
ATCAACGTGCGATGGGTTTGAGGAAGTAAAAATTTCCCTTTTACCCTGAGGCTCGCCTGGGCGTGGATGCAAATTCCCCCTCGCGGGAGCGAGGTCAAGCCAGCTGCGCCTGGGCGGTTTTTGTCAAGGTCTGAAAGGCATCCTGGTTGTGGATGGCAAGATCGGAGAGAACTTTACGGTCAAGTTCAATATTGGCGAGCTTCAGTCCGTGCATGAACTTGCTGTAGGTCAATCCGTTTGCTCTCACTGCGGCATTGATGCGAGCGATCCACAGGCGTCGAAATTCACGTTTGCGAACTTTCCGATCCCGATAGGCATAACACAGCCCTTTTTCAACGGATTCTCTAGCCTTTCGATAAGCCTTGCTTCGTACACTCCGGTACCCGGAGGCTAAATCAAGTATTTTTTTTCGTCTTTTTCTTGAAACGGTTCCATTTACTGCGCGAGGCATTCACTCTCTCCTATATATTGTTTAGCGATCCCCTAGTAGGGAATCAAGACTTTAATGCGTTTAGCATCTCCAGGGGACAAGATCCTGGATTTTCTTAAATTTCGTTTCGTCTTGGTACTTTTGCTGGTCAGGATGTGGCTGGCACCGGCGTGGTTCCCCTTGATTTTCCCTGTACCGGTTTTCCTGAAACGCTTGGCGGCGCCTTTGTTGGTTTTCATTTTTGGCATGGATAGTCTCTCGATTGATATCTGTTCAAAAAATTTGTTTTGCCGTCACTGGCCTTTCTTCTTGCCTTTTGGCGCAAGGATCACAATCAGTGTCCGGCCTTCCTGCTTGGCGGCGGTCTCGACCGCTGCAATTTCATCGGTTGCGGCAATGACCCGGTTGAGCAATTTTACGCCGTTTTCGCGATGAACGATTTCTCGGCCTTTAAAAAATATAACCACTTTGGCCTTGTCTCCCGCTTCAATGAAACGAAAAACGTGCTTCAGCTTGAAATCAAAATCATGCTGGTCGGTATTGGGCCTGAATTTAACTTCCTTCAGGTGGACGATCTTTTGGTTCTTCTTGGCTTCGTGCGCTTTTTTACTCTGACGGTATTTGAATTTCCCGAAATCCATGATGCGGCAAACGGGGGGCTTGGCCTGAGGCGCTACTTCAACAAGATCCAGATTCTGTTCCATTGCCATACTGATCGCTTCTTCGGTGAGGAATACTCCCATCTGCTCTCCGTCGTCACTGATGACACTGACTTCTTTAACTCGAATCATTTTATTGATGCGTTGCTTATTGTCGTTAATTAAGGGTCCTCCTCATAAAAAGGTGTTTATAAGCAATCGATGGTTTTGTCTCGTACATTGGTTCTTATTTCTTCGAGAAAGGCGTCTATGTCCATCGTTCGAGTTTCCTTGGCCCGGCGCTTCCTGACGGCAAGCGTCAGGGTCTCGACTTCCTTTTCACCCAAAACAATCATATATGGGATCTTCTGTAACTGGGCTTCCCTGATTTTGAACCCAATCTTTTCATTACGCAAGTCTTTTTCTACCCGGATCTCTTCCTTTTCGAGGAGTCGGGTCAACTCTTCTACATAAGGAAGCTGGTTATCGGTGATCGGAAGCAGGATGACCTGGGTCGGCGCGAGCCATAAAGGAAAAGCGCCGGCATAATGCTCAATCAGGCATCCGAAAAAACGCTCCAGGGAGCCCATCAGGGCGCGATGGATCATGATCGGCTGCTGACGCTGACCATTTTCCTCAATATAACTGATGTTGAACCGCTGGGGAAGGTTAAAATCGACCTGCACGGTCGAAACCTGCCAGTAACGGTTCAAGCTGTCCTTGATTTTGATGTCGATTTTGGGACCATAAAACACGCCTTCCCCAGGATCGATTTCATAGGCAAGATCGGATTTCTCCAAGGCCGCTTTCAGGGCATGGGTGGCTTTTTCCCAATCTTCCTGCTCGCCGACGAATTTTTCCGGCTGGGTGCTGAGATAGACTTTGTACTCTTCAAACCCGAAGGACTTGAGAACGAATAGAATCAGATCCAGCACCTTGACGATTTCTTCTTCAAGCTGGCTGGGACGGCAAAACAGATGCGCGTCGTCCTGGGTGAAGCCGCGAACCCGCAAAAGACCATGCAGAACGCCGGAACGCTCATAGCGGTAAACCGTGCCAAATTCCCCGAAACGGATGGGAAGGTCGCGGTAGCTACGCAGGTGGCTCTGAAAAATTTGAATATGAAACGGGCAGTTCATGGGTTTCATCACATATTCCTTGCCCTCGATATCCATGGGCGAGAATATGTTTTCTTTATAGAAAGCCATGTGTCCGCTGGTTTTCCATAAGTCCACTTTGGCGGCGTGCGGGCTGTAAACCATCTCATAGCCGTTTTTATAGTGCTCTTTTTTCCAGAAGTCTTCGATCAGGCCGCGGATTCTCGCGCCCTTGGGATGCCACAGGATCAGCCCCGGTCCGATTTCATCGGTCACTGAATACAAATCCAGTTCTTTTCCGAGTTTGCGGTGGTCGCGTTTCTTGGCTTCTTCCAGTCGATTCAGGTATTGGCGAAGTTCTTTATCATTATGCCAGGCGGTCCCGTAGATTCTCTGCAACACGGGGTTGCGCTCATCCCCACGCCAGTAGGAGGCGGAGGTGTGCAACAGCTTGAACGATTTTAAATCTTTGGTGGAGCCGACGTGCGGGCCACGGCAAAGGTCCGTGAACTCCCCTTGCGTGTAAACCGACAAGGCTTGATCGGAATCGATGTCGTCGATGATCTCTTTCTTGAAAGATTCACCCAGCGAGTCGAACATCTTGAGCGCATCGGCTCGCGGGAGTTCCTGGCGGACGATTTCGAGATCTTTTGCTACAATTTCCTTCATCAAGGCTTCTATTTTTTCCAGATCTTCCGGCACAAACGGTTGTTCCCGGGAAAAGTCATAATAGAACCCGTCTTCAATCACGGGGCCGATCGTCACTTTAGTTTCGGGATACAACTGCTTCACAGCCTGCGCCATCAAATGGGCGGCACTGTGGCGGATGGTTTCCAGATCGTAATTTTCAGTTGTCTTGCTCATTTTTACTTTCCGTGGTTCTCCGGTTTACACTATTGTTCCTGATCGGCAATGTACCGGCACATTGCCTGCTTGACACCAACCGCTGGGTTGTAAGGGATATCCTTTAAGGGAAGGAGAAACTTAAAGCTTTGCAAAAACGCACTTTATACTGTCCTGATCGTGCGCTTGAGCGGAGGTTTCTATTTACCCTGGGGAATCGAAAAATAGGCGCGGGCGGTTTCGAACCGCCGACCCCTTGCATGTCAAGCAAGTACTCTACCCCTGAGCTACGCGCCTGAATTCGTTATGGTTGCCTATTTTAGAGGGAAACCGCCATTTGTCAAGCAGAGTCCCACTGCTGGTAAAGTTTTGCCGCTGATTATTGCCGTAAAACCCCTAAACAACCCTTGAATTTATTGCCTATTCTTTAATCAAGACGGTTGGCTATAAATTTCGCTTCCCCTGTCTTTAAACGTTTTTGACATCTCTTTCATGCCCTCTTCAAGGGCTTTTTCCTCTTCAAGTCCCTTTTTCTGGGCGTAATCCCGGACATCCTGAGTGATTTTCATGGAACAGAAATGCGGGCCGCACATCGAGCAGAAATGCGCCACCTTGGCGGATTCCGAGGGCATGGTTTCATCGTGATACGCCCGCGCCCGTTCCGGGTCGAGGGACAGGTTGAACTGATCCTCCCAGCGGAACTCAAAACGCGCCTTGCTCAAGGCGTCGTCCCGCACCCGGGCTCCCGGATGGCCCTTGGCCACATCGGCGGCGTGGGCGGCAATTTTGTAAGTGATAACCCCTTCTTTCACGTCGTCGCGGTTGGGAAGCCCCAGATGCTCCTTGGGGGTCACGTAACAGAGCATGGCGCATCCGAACCAGCCGATCATGGCGGCGCCGATGCCGCTGGTGAAGTGGTCGTAGCCCGGAGCGATGTCGGTGGTTAAAGGGCCTAAGGTGTAAAAAGGCGCTTCATGACATTCCTTGAGCTGTTTTTCCATGTTTTCCTTGATCAGGTGCATGGGCACATGGCCGGGGCCTTCGATCATGGTCTGGACTTCATATTTCCAGGCGACTTTGGTGAGTTCCCCCAGCGTTTCCAACTCGGCAAACTGGCCTTCGTCATTGGCGTCGGCGCTGGAGCCGGGACGCAGGCCGTCTCCCAAAGAGAAGCTGACGTCATAAGCCTGCATGATTTCGCAGATATCTTCAAAATGGGTGTAGAGGAAATTTTCCTTGTGATGCGCCAGACACCATTTGGCCATGATGGCGCCGCCGCGGGAAACGATGCCCGTGACCCGTTTTGCGGTCATGGGGACATAAGACAAGAGCACGCCGGCATGAATGGTGAAATAGTCCACCCCTTGTTCCGCCTGCTCGATGAGAGTGTCGCGGTAGATCTCCCAGGTCAGCTCCTCCGCCTTGCCTTCAACTTTTTCCAATGCCTGATAAATCGGCACGGTGCCGATGGGTACGGATGAATTGCGAATGATCCACTCCCTCGTATCGTGAATATTTTTTCCGGTGGAGAGGTCCATCACCGTGTCTGCGCCCCAGCGGGTGGCCCAGACCATTTTTTCCACTTCCTCCTCGATGGAGGAGGTGACGGCGGAATTGCCGATGTTGGCGTTGATTTTCACCAGAAAATTTCTGCCGATGATGATCGGCTCGATTTCAGGATGATTGATATTGACCGGGATGATGGCGCGTCCCAGGGCAATCTCGTCGCGGACAAACTCGGGGGTGATTTCATCGGGGATGCTGGCTCCAAAGGAATTGCCTCGGAGGCGGTGTTCCCGGTTGGCGTCCTGATCCAGTTCGACGCGCCGCTGGTTTTCACGGATGGCGATATACTCCATCTCAGGAGTAATGATGCCTTTTCGGGCATAATGCATCTGGCTCACATTTTTACCGGGTTTGGCACGCAGAATCTGCATTCCTTCGCGGTTGAACTGCTGGGTGATTTCGGTTTGCTCAGGACGCTTGTGACCATTGTCAACCGGAAGGACGGCTCGACCTTCGTAGGCTTCGACATCTCCCCGGTCTGAAATCCATTTAGCTCGAATAGGCGCAAGCCCTTTGTGGGGGTCGATTTTTACATTGGGGTCGGTGTAAGGCCCGGAGGTGTCGTAGACGAGAATGGAACCATTGGACGCGGCACCGTTGCCGCCATTCCCCGAATGGGGCGCGCTATCCGTTAACGTTATTTCCCTGAAGGGAACGCGGATGTCCTTGTGTATGGAGCCTGCGACATATATTTTTTTGGAATTGGGGGACAGGGGGTGCGTGGTCAATTGATTGAGCCGGCTGCCATTGCTGGGTGTATTGTCGGTCATGTTGTTTATCTCCTTCCGAAGAATTTCATATATTCAAAGGATTCTTGTTTTATATCGGGACCGTTCCAGATGCCAGAGATTAAGGCGACTCCGAAGGCTCCTTGATCCAGAACGGGTGGGACTCGGTCTTTACTAATTCCTCCCAATGCGAGAACAGGAATTTTAATTTCCCGGCAGACTTCCTGCAATCGGTCCAGCCCCTGGGGCGGACCGAACTCCTTCTTGGAAGGCGTTTCGTATATCGGGCTGAAGGTTATGAAGTCAGCTCCTCCCAATTCTGCCTGGCGCGCGCTTTCCAGGGAGTGCGTGGATACGCCGATCAGCAGGTTGGGGAAATTCTTTCGAACTTTTTCCACGGGAGCGCTGGCTTCTGTAAGATGTACGCCTTCAGCGCCCGTTTGATGGGCGATGTCCGCCCGTTCATTTATAAATAACTTTGCGCCGTACTTTTCCGTCGCTAACTTAACTTTTTGGGCCAATTTTAAAAGTTCCTCGGTGCTGAGGTCTTTTTCCCGTAATTGCACGGCCCGAACACCGCCTTCAAGGGCTAGTTCCAGACAGGGCAAAAAATCGTGCTCCGAAAAACAGGAGCGCTGGGTGATCAGGTACACTTTGAGATCATCCAGAGGATGCATTGTCTTTGCCCGTGCTAACGATGCAATTTCTTTGATTTGGTTTGCCTCATTAGAATCTCCCCGGCCCCCAACTCAAAACTAAAAATAGTAGCACAGGCTTTCCAGCCTGTGCATTCACATAGACTTTTCACACAGGCTGGAAAGCCTGTGCTACTGAAAACCTGTAGGGCTGACGATTACTTCTGCCTTCATGCCTTGCTGGTTAAATATCTATCAACCCTTCCAACGGACTGCTGGCGGATGCGTATAATTTTTTAGGAATCCTGCCCGCTTCAAAAGCCAGCCTGCCGCTCTCGACCGCCATTTTCATGGCCAAAGCCATTTTTAACGGGTCACGGGCTCCGGCGATGGCGGAGTTCATCAACAAGCCGGTCACACCCAGTTCCATGGCCAGGCTGGCGTCGGATGCGGTGCCGACACCGGCGTCTATAATTACGGGTACCTTGACCGCTTCCAGAATCAGCCTGATGTTGTAAGGGTTGCGAATGCCTAAGCCAGAGCCGATCGGCGCGGCCAGAGGCATGACGGCGACACAGCCCAGGTCTTCGAGTTTTTTGCACAATACGACATCGTCCGTACAATAGGGCAATACCTGAAACCCGTCCTTGACCAGCAACCGGGAGGCTTCGAGCGTGGCCTCGTTGTCGGGGAATAAGGTTTTTTCATCGCCGATGACTTCCACTTTGACGAAATTGCCCAACCCGGCTTCCCGGGCCAGCTGACAGGTCATGACCGCTTCCTTCACGGAATAGCAACCGGCGGTGTTCGGTAGAAATATGTATTTTTTGGGATCGAGGTGGTTGAGCAGCGATTCCTTGGTGGTGTCCAGCTCGATGCGGCGGACGGCTACGGTCACGATTTCGGCGCCGGAAATTTCAATCGCTCGACGAGTTTCTTCAAAGGAAGCGTATTTCCCCGTGCCGACGATCAATCGTGACGTCAGGGTTTTATCGCCAATTTTAAAACTGTTCTTTTCTGCGGCGACTGTATTTTCCATGGGAAATGATGTTCCTCCCAAACGTGTTTTTAATCGGGTTAAACTCCGCCGCCAACTGCGTGGACGATCTCTATGGTATCGCCCTCTTGAACGGCGGTGGTCGGGTACTGCGATCTGGGAACGACCTGATGATTGACGGCCACGGCGATGTTGGGAGCTACAATTTTCAGCTCTTCTACCAGTTCGGTCACGGTATTACTGGAATGAATTTCCCGTTCTTCACCGTTAATCGTCAGCTTCACCGAGATTCCCCATTTTAACTTCATTAAACAAAATCCAGCTTTCTCCATTACGTATGAAAGTAGAACTGAATCTTTCTGGTGTGTTGTTTGGGTAAGATTTCTGCGGGAGGGACCGATAAAACAAAACTGCAACCCGATCATCGGGATTGCAGTCTGAAGAAATGGCAGCACATCTGAATAAGATAGCTTCACTTCCCTTCGCTGGCATAATCCAGATCAGGTTCCAAGGGTCATCCTTACGGAAATCTCAGTTGGTGCAACACCCCTAGTGAAGTGACTAGCATTCGATAGTTTTACTTTTATGTCAAGAGTTATTGACGGAATTTTAAAAAAGAGTGATAATTCAAACTATGACTATGAATTTAAAAACGTTAAGCAGATTTTGTGTTATTGGACTCCTGGTGTGCATTCAGGCGTGCGCCAGCAATCCTCTCGGTTACTTTTCTGAAAAACCTTATTTTACGGCCCCGCAGGGACAAATGACAAGAGAGGACCGGGAGCTTTTTGACCGGGCCTTGTTCCGGCAGGAGAACAACAGGAGTGCGGCGGCGATCAAGGTGTGGAAACAATTCCTGCAGAAATATCCGCGTTCTTTTGAGGCTCACAATAACCTGGGCCTGGTTTATTTTGGAGACGATCAAGTGGGCCCGTCCATTGTCGAATTTGAAACCGCCCTGTCGCTGGAGCCAAACGACGAGAAAATCAAAAATAATCTGGTCCGGGTGCTCATGTTCAAGTCCACCCTCCTTAATGAAGCCAGGGATTACAACGGCGCGGTCGATACCCTGAAACAGGCGCAGGAACTTTCTTCACCGGAGCAGAAGGAGAAAATCGGTTTTATTATTGAGAAGTTTGAAGATAAAGTTTTCGAGCAAGCCAAACAATCCAACACGTTGCAAGCTTACGAAGGTTTCCTCAAACGTTTTCCAAACAGCGGGAAAAAAGCCGATGAAGCGCGGACGAAAATAGCAGGACTGAAGCCAATAAGTTCTGAAGTGAGTGAAACTGCGCTGGATGGCATGCAAACGGAAGATTCTTCACCAGCCGTTTCGCCGGGTGGTACAGAGATTCCGGACAGTGATCCCGCGCCTGCAATGGCGAAGACAGGTGATGAGGACATGGAGAAAGATATTTCCGGGGCTGAAAGCTCGATCCTGGAAAGTGCGGACAAAGGGCACATGGATGAAGTTGGCTCCCCCATGAAAGAAGGGGCCGGGAAAATCATGGAAACAGCCGAAAAAGCTGAGGAACGGCCTTTGATTGAAAGTCTGGATGAGGGAATTGTTCCCGAGCAACCGCAAGAAGTTGTGCGCAGTGTCGATCGTCCTATAGAAATCGCCACGCAACCGGAGCCCAAACCCTCCACCGGCACCGATCTTTTCCCCGCTCAAGAGCCGCCGGAAGTTGCCAATCTGTTTGACTCTCTTGAAGGGAGCCAGCCGCCGAAAAAGATCGTGGAGATCGTCACTCGCAATGATCCGCTCAGAGTCAGGGAAGAACCTTCCTCGAACTCCAGGGTTCTTGGTACCGTGGATAAGGGTTCGCAGTTCCCCTTTGTCAGAGAACAGAATGGATGGTATAAGGTTCAATTTTCCTCGGGCCAAATGGGTTGGGTTTCAAAAAAATTCTCGCGGCTGATGGAATAACTCTCCAGGTTGGGCGATCTAACCTGAAATATTGAGGCAGGCTTGCCCTTGCGATTTTCCAAATCCGATTTGCTCCGGGAAAACTTTGAATAGGGTTGAGTAAAAACCAGTCTCATCATGACCACGATTGCGCAGGAAGAACTCGATCAATTGATTGCCAATGAATGGCAATATCTGGACTCCAAAAAAGGCGAATGGAGCCTCCTGGAAGGTGAGCAGGACATGGAGGTTTTGGAACATATTCTAAGATGTATTCTGCACTTGGGAAGCACACGGACATTCGGAAACGATTTCCGGGAATGCGTGAAGGTACAAAACCCGGATGGCGGCTGGTCTAAAGTGTCTCATGCCAACCAGACCTCGATGTGGATCACGACGTTTGTGGCCTTGAAACTTTGCCGGGGCAACCTCATTTTGCAGGACCCTGAGATCGAGGCTGCCATTCAACGGGCGCTGGAATACGTGCTGTCCACTCAGGAAGCGGACGGGCATTGGAACGACCCTGAATGGTCGCACCTGGATACCACCTGCTCGGTGACTTGTTTTCTAACCATCTATCAGGTCACGCATGACAGGCAGAGTGAAGAAAGGATTAACAAGGCGAGAATCGGCGGCTTTGAGTTTGTCAAGAACTGGCAACAGGACTCCGGGTTATGGAAGGATAACACCTTTCATCCTGCCGGCATTGAAACCACCGCTCATCTGATGCAATACACCCTCGTGCCAGCGTATTTTATGGATGGAATTGATTACGCCGAAAAACTTTGCATGGATGTCGCCGACTCGCTGGCAGGAGAACAAGCGGCCAATGGCTCCTGGGACCAGGAAAACATGGATCACACGATGGATGCCTGCCGCAATCTGATGCTGGTTGCCGATACGTTTGGCAAGCGTGAAAAATTCACGCCCTTCATTGCAAAAGGCGTTCGCTGGCTCATCGACGAAAAAAACGACCAGGGCTGGGGCGACTTTCCAGAAGAACCCAGTAACGTGGAACGCACGGCGGACGGTCTGGACACGCTGCTTAAGTTCAGAAGATTTTGTTCCGGCGACCCTATGTCGCATTTCTGGGCCTACAGTAAATAGACGGGTTGCGCGAACGGAGGGAAGTTTCCCTTTGGCCGGTTTAAATATTTTTTCACTTCTGATCCAGGCATTGTCATTTCTTCCTGGAGATCAATACCAGTCAACTTATGGAAGCAATTATTCTTTTAGCCGGATACGGGTCGCGCCTGAACCGGCAGGACATTCCCCACAAAGCGTTATTGCCTTTCAGCGGCGGCACTCTTCTTTCCCGCCACCTTTCCTGTTTGCAGGAACTGGGAATCGAACGCACGCACCTGATTCTGGGGCACAACAAAGAGAAGGTTGAGAGCTATGTTCGGGGCTTACAGCTCGAGTTGCCCATCGAATTCATCGATAACAAGGTTTATCGAACCACCGGAAACACGCTTTCGATGGTAATGGGGCTCAGGCAATGCTCAGGTGATGTCCTCATTCTGGATGGAGATGTTCTTTACCCGCGGCGGATTTTAATCGATTATGTGCGGGCGTCAGGCCCGACTTCTTTCGCGTTGACTCCCGGAGAAATTGATGACGAAGAATCATCGAAGGCGTTGTTGAAGGCATCCGGGGACATTCATGCGTTTATCACCAAACGGCATTTCACCGAGGAAGAGAAAAACGGATTTGCGTTTGGCGGGGAAGCGATCGGGTTTTTTAAACTCTCAGCAGTCAACGTGAATCGATTTGTGGATTTGTACGAGCAACACGAAGCCGAGTACGAGAAAGTTCTCTGGGAAATCCCGTTCACCGAATTTGCTCGTGACGTGGACCTTGCGGCCTGGAGCACGACCCAGCCGGGTTGTTTTGAAATCGACACGCAGGAAGAGTACGAACACGCTCTTGATTATTTCGGGCGCCATCGCGATATTTACGGTTGATGGAACGATTGCGCTACTGAACGGGGTGGGACTCGGAATCTTTCCCTCAGAAGGCATAGCCCAGAGAGAGAATCCAATTGACGTCGTTTTTCCTCACGCCGGTTCCGGGGTTGCTGTTAATGAGGGCATAGCCTCTGCCTGACGGGGATTTCACTTTGATTTGACCGGGGGTGGAGGGCAGAAACCGTCCTTTGATGGTTTTGCCGTTGTTGAGAACAATTTTGGCGGGCTTTGCGGTAAGGATCTTTTTGATCTCGGAAGTTTGTATTTGAATGGTTTCGGAATAACCCGTTGCCAGCGTCAGGACACCGCCCTTCATTGTTTGTACGGTTCCCTGGAAACGGTCTCCGTTTTTCATTAGGATTTTATCGGCGGAGGCCTCTGTCGTGAAAAGCAGTACGATCAGCACACCCCCCACCATTGGATTTTCCTCCCTTTCACTTGCAGAGACTTTTCAACCACCTTTTGAACGGGTATTTTAATTATCTGGCAAACCTTGAGCAGGAAGAACCTCGGCAGTTCTATATTGAAATGAATCCGCAATCTGGGATGTTGTTTCATTTAACGTATCAAACTTCAGGGCAAGGATAAAATTGAAATTTGTATTGGTTGACAAAAAGTTGAAGGATAGTGATAAAAATTTTTTAATGCGGTTGTAAATTTTTAAAGACCTCCATTCTCATGTCAGGCATCCTATAAGCCACGGGTAGGTTGTGTGGACGGCAGTGGAATTTTTGCAGGAAGGGGTTTGGATGTTAACCAAATACAAGGCGGTGTTTTTCGACGTTGGCGGGACTCTGCTGCGCGTGCATCCATCGGTCGGGGAAGTTTATACCCGGCATGCCCGGAGCTACGGGTTTTCCGGTGACGCGGCAGATGTGGACAAGCAATTCCGTCTGCAATGGAACGCGATGGGCGGCATTGAATCGCTGGGTCGGCAAAGTGGAATGACGATAGAGAAAAAATTCTGGCGGGATCTTGTATTTCAAGTGTTCGAACATTTTGGCGGTTTGCAGGATTTTGAAAATTATTTCGAGCAGATCTACGATGTGTTCCGGAAAAAGGACTGCTGGCGGGTTTATGAAGATGTTTTAGAGTCGGGCATTCTGGAAAAATTAAAGCGCCGAGGGGTTATTTTGGGAGTCGTTTCGAACTGGGATTCACGACTTCAAGACACTCTGGATGATATCGGGCTGGCCCGGCATTTCGATTTTATCCTCGCGTCAACGGTGGTGGGGTCGGCCAAACCGGATCAAAAGATATTCGCTGAGGCGTTAAAATTGAGCGGAGTCCGCGCGGAGGAAGCCTGCCACATCGGCGACGAACCGCTGACGGACATCAAGGGGGCAAGGCTCGCGGGAGTGGATGGGATTCTCATCGACCGGACCGGGCGGCATGCAGATTTCCCGGCTCTAAAAGTGAGTTCTTTTCTGGAGATGGTTTGACCGGGGTTTGTCTTTATGGCTTGTAACCGATGACTCCGTCCAGTTTGGCTTTTGAGAAAGTGGC
Coding sequences:
- the rpmI gene encoding 50S ribosomal protein L35, producing MPKMKTNKGAAKRFRKTGTGKIKGNHAGASHILTSKSTKTKRNLRKSRILSPGDAKRIKVLIPY
- a CDS encoding terpene cyclase/mutase family protein yields the protein MTTIAQEELDQLIANEWQYLDSKKGEWSLLEGEQDMEVLEHILRCILHLGSTRTFGNDFRECVKVQNPDGGWSKVSHANQTSMWITTFVALKLCRGNLILQDPEIEAAIQRALEYVLSTQEADGHWNDPEWSHLDTTCSVTCFLTIYQVTHDRQSEERINKARIGGFEFVKNWQQDSGLWKDNTFHPAGIETTAHLMQYTLVPAYFMDGIDYAEKLCMDVADSLAGEQAANGSWDQENMDHTMDACRNLMLVADTFGKREKFTPFIAKGVRWLIDEKNDQGWGDFPEEPSNVERTADGLDTLLKFRRFCSGDPMSHFWAYSK
- a CDS encoding thiazole synthase yields the protein MENTVAAEKNSFKIGDKTLTSRLIVGTGKYASFEETRRAIEISGAEIVTVAVRRIELDTTKESLLNHLDPKKYIFLPNTAGCYSVKEAVMTCQLAREAGLGNFVKVEVIGDEKTLFPDNEATLEASRLLVKDGFQVLPYCTDDVVLCKKLEDLGCVAVMPLAAPIGSGLGIRNPYNIRLILEAVKVPVIIDAGVGTASDASLAMELGVTGLLMNSAIAGARDPLKMALAMKMAVESGRLAFEAGRIPKKLYASASSPLEGLIDI
- the thiC gene encoding phosphomethylpyrimidine synthase ThiC is translated as MTDNTPSNGSRLNQLTTHPLSPNSKKIYVAGSIHKDIRVPFREITLTDSAPHSGNGGNGAASNGSILVYDTSGPYTDPNVKIDPHKGLAPIRAKWISDRGDVEAYEGRAVLPVDNGHKRPEQTEITQQFNREGMQILRAKPGKNVSQMHYARKGIITPEMEYIAIRENQRRVELDQDANREHRLRGNSFGASIPDEITPEFVRDEIALGRAIIPVNINHPEIEPIIIGRNFLVKINANIGNSAVTSSIEEEVEKMVWATRWGADTVMDLSTGKNIHDTREWIIRNSSVPIGTVPIYQALEKVEGKAEELTWEIYRDTLIEQAEQGVDYFTIHAGVLLSYVPMTAKRVTGIVSRGGAIMAKWCLAHHKENFLYTHFEDICEIMQAYDVSFSLGDGLRPGSSADANDEGQFAELETLGELTKVAWKYEVQTMIEGPGHVPMHLIKENMEKQLKECHEAPFYTLGPLTTDIAPGYDHFTSGIGAAMIGWFGCAMLCYVTPKEHLGLPNRDDVKEGVITYKIAAHAADVAKGHPGARVRDDALSKARFEFRWEDQFNLSLDPERARAYHDETMPSESAKVAHFCSMCGPHFCSMKITQDVRDYAQKKGLEEEKALEEGMKEMSKTFKDRGSEIYSQPS
- the infC gene encoding translation initiation factor IF-3, with the translated sequence MNDNKQRINKMIRVKEVSVISDDGEQMGVFLTEEAISMAMEQNLDLVEVAPQAKPPVCRIMDFGKFKYRQSKKAHEAKKNQKIVHLKEVKFRPNTDQHDFDFKLKHVFRFIEAGDKAKVVIFFKGREIVHRENGVKLLNRVIAATDEIAAVETAAKQEGRTLIVILAPKGKKKGQ
- the rplT gene encoding 50S ribosomal protein L20, whose translation is MPRAVNGTVSRKRRKKILDLASGYRSVRSKAYRKARESVEKGLCYAYRDRKVRKREFRRLWIARINAAVRANGLTYSKFMHGLKLANIELDRKVLSDLAIHNQDAFQTLTKTAQAQLA
- the thiE gene encoding thiamine phosphate synthase; amino-acid sequence: MHPLDDLKVYLITQRSCFSEHDFLPCLELALEGGVRAVQLREKDLSTEELLKLAQKVKLATEKYGAKLFINERADIAHQTGAEGVHLTEASAPVEKVRKNFPNLLIGVSTHSLESARQAELGGADFITFSPIYETPSKKEFGPPQGLDRLQEVCREIKIPVLALGGISKDRVPPVLDQGAFGVALISGIWNGPDIKQESFEYMKFFGRR
- the thiS gene encoding sulfur carrier protein ThiS codes for the protein MKLKWGISVKLTINGEEREIHSSNTVTELVEELKIVAPNIAVAVNHQVVPRSQYPTTAVQEGDTIEIVHAVGGGV
- the thrS gene encoding threonine--tRNA ligase codes for the protein MSKTTENYDLETIRHSAAHLMAQAVKQLYPETKVTIGPVIEDGFYYDFSREQPFVPEDLEKIEALMKEIVAKDLEIVRQELPRADALKMFDSLGESFKKEIIDDIDSDQALSVYTQGEFTDLCRGPHVGSTKDLKSFKLLHTSASYWRGDERNPVLQRIYGTAWHNDKELRQYLNRLEEAKKRDHRKLGKELDLYSVTDEIGPGLILWHPKGARIRGLIEDFWKKEHYKNGYEMVYSPHAAKVDLWKTSGHMAFYKENIFSPMDIEGKEYVMKPMNCPFHIQIFQSHLRSYRDLPIRFGEFGTVYRYERSGVLHGLLRVRGFTQDDAHLFCRPSQLEEEIVKVLDLILFVLKSFGFEEYKVYLSTQPEKFVGEQEDWEKATHALKAALEKSDLAYEIDPGEGVFYGPKIDIKIKDSLNRYWQVSTVQVDFNLPQRFNISYIEENGQRQQPIMIHRALMGSLERFFGCLIEHYAGAFPLWLAPTQVILLPITDNQLPYVEELTRLLEKEEIRVEKDLRNEKIGFKIREAQLQKIPYMIVLGEKEVETLTLAVRKRRAKETRTMDIDAFLEEIRTNVRDKTIDCL
- a CDS encoding SH3 domain-containing protein; the protein is MTREDRELFDRALFRQENNRSAAAIKVWKQFLQKYPRSFEAHNNLGLVYFGDDQVGPSIVEFETALSLEPNDEKIKNNLVRVLMFKSTLLNEARDYNGAVDTLKQAQELSSPEQKEKIGFIIEKFEDKVFEQAKQSNTLQAYEGFLKRFPNSGKKADEARTKIAGLKPISSEVSETALDGMQTEDSSPAVSPGGTEIPDSDPAPAMAKTGDEDMEKDISGAESSILESADKGHMDEVGSPMKEGAGKIMETAEKAEERPLIESLDEGIVPEQPQEVVRSVDRPIEIATQPEPKPSTGTDLFPAQEPPEVANLFDSLEGSQPPKKIVEIVTRNDPLRVREEPSSNSRVLGTVDKGSQFPFVREQNGWYKVQFSSGQMGWVSKKFSRLME